In Gossypium arboreum isolate Shixiya-1 chromosome 5, ASM2569848v2, whole genome shotgun sequence, a single genomic region encodes these proteins:
- the LOC108452972 gene encoding serine/threonine-protein kinase D6PKL1-like → MDMGTSTSEIVESIDELDAELKRGEPAKNWYMPKSGNKYSIEDDINRLFEAIEVRAASRVSGFSKEIGRDALRKSAMKRPVRVSSSHASGIGISEPVSLKQALRGLSISQASEMAAMKKRLSKPSGSSGVSEAGTIKRLYRAVVVEENGSRVPLNEGKGKLVEISLVPEKITSNSSEKMPESLQVSNKEVFNLNSSILDNATTERVRTTRLPSPDQIVPLVMEPESEVSEAELKKVNSIDSPAVNHAAKEALEIGSSSIQICVETPMPNKEPKGNLLAESSQSVSGAAGKVKSVCQNPRLIKPVLRNKSFIRKKAKQESTTVVSNSNSCNGCLGNDLGPSTSYSDSQLQKPASGSGTKENMEVSRVSSSTSCSNEVNSSMVGTSGKSILSSNSSNKSKGLLTKADDKSRSREKGEFSQSSKSSIGEYSSSTATSEESNISGSSRIGSRPHMSKDLRWEAIRSIRKQHGSLSLRHFKLLKKIGGGDIGTVYLAELTGTNGLFALKVMNNDFLLSRKKMLRAQTEKEIMQMLDHPFLPTLYAYFATEKLSCLVMEYCPGGDLHILRQKQPGRSFSEQAVRFYGAEVLLALEYLHMLGVVYRDLKPENILVREDGHIMLTDFDLSLRCDANPVLLKSASPVAEPAEKMSSPCSQSSCIEPLCLNPSFQVPCFTPRLLSLASRSRKIKSDLATQISPMPQLVVEPTSARSNSFVGTHEYLAPEIIKGEGHGNAVDWWTFGIFLFELLYGKTPFKGSGNDETLSNVVSHSLRFPSSPIVSFHARDLIRGLLVKEPENRLGSVKGATEIKQHPFFEGLNWALIRCAIPPEMPRFCDSGICLPTAAFQKKDSSRGDELLGTGDHVEFDMF, encoded by the exons ATGGATATGGGGACTAGTACTTCTGAAATCGTCGAATCGATTGATGAATTAGATGCTGAATTGAAAAGGGGAGAACCTGCTAAGAACTGGTATATGCCAAAATCAGGAAATAAGTATTCTATTGAAGATGACATTAACCGTCTTTTTGAAGCAATCGAAGTTAGGGCAGCTTCTAGGGTTTCTGGTTTCTCTAAAGAAATCGGTAGAGATGCTTTACGGAAGAGTGCAATGAAAAGACCAGTTAGAGTTAGTTCTTCTCATGCTTCAGGGATTGGAATTTCTGAACCAGTGAGTTTGAAGCAGGCACTTAGAGGGTTGTCTATATCTCAGGCATCAGAGATGGCTGCTATGAAGAAGCGATTATCAAAGCCATCAGGTTCATCTGGGGTCTCAGAAGCAGGAACCATCAAAAGATTGTACAGGGCTGTAGTAGTTGAAGAAAATGGATCAAGAGTTCCTCTGAATGAAGGTAAAGGGAAGTTGGTGGAAATATCACTTGTTCCCGAAAAGATTACATCCAATAGTTCGGAAAAGATGCCTGAATCTTTGCAAGTGTCAAACAAGGAGGTATTCAACCTAAATTCTAGTATTTTAGATAATGCAACAACAGAACGGGTAAGAACCACCAGATTGCCATCCCCAGATCAGATTGTCCCTTTGGTCATGGAGCCTGAAAGTGAAGTATCAGAAGCAGAACTTAAAAAAGTAAATTCTATAGATTCTCCAGCTGTTAATCATGCTGCCAAGGAAGCTTTGGAGATTGGTTCTTCCTCTATCCAGATTTGTGTTGAAACTCCAATGCCTAATAAGGAGCCAAAGGGAAATTTGCTTGCTGAATCTTCTCAATCAGTCTCTGGTGCTGCTGGTAAGGTGAAATCTGTCTGCCAAAATCCACGTCTAATCAAGCCAGTCTTGAGAAACAAAAGCTTTATAAGGAAGAAAGCAAAACAGGAATCAACTACCGTTGTCAGTAATTCCAATTCTTGCAATGGTTGTTTAGGCAATGATCTTGGTCCTAGTACTAGTTATTCTGATAGCCAACTACAGAAGCCTGCTTCAGGCAGTGGAACAAAGGAAAATATGGAAGTGTCTCGTGTTTCCAGCAGTACAAGTTGCAGCAATGAAGTTAACTCAAGCATGGTGGGTACAAGTGGCAAGTCTATTTTGAGTTCAAACTCTAGTAACAAATCCAAAGGATTGTTGACCAAAGCTGATGACAAATCAAGATCAAGGGAAAAGGGAGAGTTTTCCCAGAGCTCGAAAAGTAGTATTGGCGAGTATAGTAGTAGCACTGCCACTAGTGAAGAAAGCAATATCAGTGGGTCTAGTCGGATTGGTAGTAGACCTCACATGTCAAAAGATTTGAGGTGGGAAGCTATTCGCTCCATTCGCAAGCAGCATGGAAGCTTGAGTTTGAGGCACTTCAAGCTCCTCAAGAAGATTGGTGGTGGGGACATTGGCACTGTTTACCTTGCCGAGCTGACTGGTACAAACGGCTTATTTGCTTTGAAAGTGATGAACAATGATTTTTTGTTGAGTCGCAAGAAAATGCTCAGGGCACAAACAGAAAAGGAGATAATGCAAATGCTGGATCATCCTTTTCTTCCCACATTATATGCCTATTTCGCAACAGAAAAACTTTCTTGCTTGGTTATGGAGTATTGTCCAGGTGGAGATTTGCATATTTTACGACAGAAGCAACCTGGCAGGAGTTTCTCTGAACAAGCAGTAAG GTTTTATGGTGCTGAAGTCCTGCTTGCGTTGGAGTACCTGCATATGCTTGGTGTTGTATATCGAGATCTAAAACCAGAAAATATCTTGGTTAGAGAAGATGGTCACATCATGCTCACGGATTTTGACTTGTCACTCAGATGTGATGCTAATCCAGTGCTGCTCAAGTCCGCTTCACCCGTTGCTGAGCCTGCAGAGAAGATGTCAAGTCCATGCTCTCAGTCCAGCTGTATAGAGCCTTTGTGCCTCAATCCATCCTTTCAAGTACCATGCTTCACTCCTAGGCTTCTATCGCTTGCTTCCAGATCAAGGAAGATAAAATCTGATCTAGCTACTCAGATTAGCCCCATGCCACAGCTTGTAGTGGAGCCAACCAGTGCCCGGTCAAACTCATTTGTCGGAACTCATGAATACCTTGCTCCAGAAATCATCAAAGGTGAGGGTCATGGGAATGCCGTTGATTGGTGGACGTTTGGAATCTTTCTGTTTGAGCTTTTGTATGGTAAAACACCCTTCAAGGGTTCAGGAAACGATGAAACACTATCCAATGTGGTGTCACACAGCCTTAGGTTTCCTAGCAGCCCTATAGTTAGTTTTCATGCAAGAGATCTGATAAGAGGGCTTTTAGTTAAGGAACCTGAGAACCGGTTAGGATCAGTGAAAGGAGCTACGGAGATCAAACAACACCCTTTCTTTGAAGGCCTAAATTGGGCTTTGATACGATGTGCAATACCACCCGAGATGCCTAGGTTCTGTGACTCGGGCATCTGTTTGCCAACTGCAGCTTTCCAGAAAAAAGACAGCTCCAGAGGCGACGAGTTGCTGGGTACTGGAGACCACGTTGAGTTTGATATGTTTTAG
- the LOC108452973 gene encoding uncharacterized protein LOC108452973 isoform X1 → MLVRCIKRQIALANAKNLILGLTCFSSPLTRSAGMSSMAEKKDVDNDKPITRVLFCGPHFPASQIYTREYLEKYPFIQVDDVPLKQVPDHIGNYDLCVSKNMRFDSNVLSRAKQMKLIMQFGVGLEGIDIDAAKKHGIKVARIPGDATGNAASCAEMAIYLMLGLLRKQNEMQISVKQKMLGEPIGETLLGKTVFIMGFGNIGIDLAKRLKPFDVKIIATKRSWPSNSVVLNSKDFPTQNGVVDDLVDEKGSHGDIYEFASKADIVVCCLSMNKETVGIVNKPFISSMKKGALLVNIARGGLLDYEAVVQHLESGHLGGLGVDVAWKEPFDPNDPVLKFKNVVLTPHVAGVTEHSYRSMAKVVGDVALQLHAGKPLKGIELVN, encoded by the exons ATGCTCGTTCGGTGTATTAAAAGGCAGATTGCTTTAGCCAACGCCAAAAATCTGATTCTGGGTCTCACTTGTTTCTCATCACCACTTACTCGCAG TGCAGGTATGTCTTCGATGGCAGAGAAGAAAGATGTGGACAACGATAAACCCATCACTCGTGTTCTTTTTTGCGGACCACATTTTCCAGCTTCCCAAATTTATACCAGAGAGTACTTGGAGAAGTATCCTTTTATCCAA GTTGATGATGTGCCCCTCAAGCAAGTTCCTGATCATATTGGGAACTATGATCTTTGTGTTTCAAAAAACATGCGGTTTGATTCAAATGTCTTATCTCGTGCAAAACAGATGAAGCTTATAATGCAATTTGGTGTTGGCCTAGAAG GCATTGATATTGATGCTGCTAAAAAGCATGGGATAAAAGTTGCCCGAATTCCTGGTGATGCTACTGGAAATGCTGCATCTTGTGCTGAAATGGCTATATATCTAATGTTGGGCCTTCTTCGGAAAcag AATGAAATGCAAATATCTGTAAAGCAGAAAATGCTTGGAGAGCCTATTGGGGAAACACTTCTTGGGAAAACA GTCTTTATAATGGGATTTGGAAATATTGGAATTGATTTGGCAAAGCGCTTGAAACCATTTGATGTTAAAATTATTGCTACAAAAAGGAGCTGGCCCTCCAACTCGGTAGTTCTTAACTCAAAAG ACTTTCCAACTCAAAACGGGGTTGTTGATGATTTGGTTGATGAGAAAGGCAGTCATGGTGATATCTATGAGTTTGCAAGCAAGGCCGACATAGTTGTCTGTTGCTTGAGTATGAATAAAGAAACA gTTGGCATTGTGAACAAGCCCTTCATATCTTCAATGAAAAAG GGAGCCCTTTTGGTGAATATTGCTCGAGGGGGTCTTCTTGACTATGAGGCTGTTGTGCAACATCTTGAGTCTGGACACTTGGGAGGCTTAGGAGTTGATGTTGCATGGAAAGAACCATTTGACCCTAATGACCCAGTTTTGAAATTTAAGAATGTTGTACTTACACCTCATGTTGCCGGGGTTACCGAACATTCATATAGATCAATGGCTAAG GTGGTTGGTGATGTTGCCTTACAACTTCATGCTGGAAAACCCCTGAAAGGGATAGAGCTGGTCAATTAG
- the LOC108452973 gene encoding uncharacterized protein LOC108452973 isoform X2 yields the protein MSSMAEKKDVDNDKPITRVLFCGPHFPASQIYTREYLEKYPFIQVDDVPLKQVPDHIGNYDLCVSKNMRFDSNVLSRAKQMKLIMQFGVGLEGIDIDAAKKHGIKVARIPGDATGNAASCAEMAIYLMLGLLRKQNEMQISVKQKMLGEPIGETLLGKTVFIMGFGNIGIDLAKRLKPFDVKIIATKRSWPSNSVVLNSKDFPTQNGVVDDLVDEKGSHGDIYEFASKADIVVCCLSMNKETVGIVNKPFISSMKKGALLVNIARGGLLDYEAVVQHLESGHLGGLGVDVAWKEPFDPNDPVLKFKNVVLTPHVAGVTEHSYRSMAKVVGDVALQLHAGKPLKGIELVN from the exons ATGTCTTCGATGGCAGAGAAGAAAGATGTGGACAACGATAAACCCATCACTCGTGTTCTTTTTTGCGGACCACATTTTCCAGCTTCCCAAATTTATACCAGAGAGTACTTGGAGAAGTATCCTTTTATCCAA GTTGATGATGTGCCCCTCAAGCAAGTTCCTGATCATATTGGGAACTATGATCTTTGTGTTTCAAAAAACATGCGGTTTGATTCAAATGTCTTATCTCGTGCAAAACAGATGAAGCTTATAATGCAATTTGGTGTTGGCCTAGAAG GCATTGATATTGATGCTGCTAAAAAGCATGGGATAAAAGTTGCCCGAATTCCTGGTGATGCTACTGGAAATGCTGCATCTTGTGCTGAAATGGCTATATATCTAATGTTGGGCCTTCTTCGGAAAcag AATGAAATGCAAATATCTGTAAAGCAGAAAATGCTTGGAGAGCCTATTGGGGAAACACTTCTTGGGAAAACA GTCTTTATAATGGGATTTGGAAATATTGGAATTGATTTGGCAAAGCGCTTGAAACCATTTGATGTTAAAATTATTGCTACAAAAAGGAGCTGGCCCTCCAACTCGGTAGTTCTTAACTCAAAAG ACTTTCCAACTCAAAACGGGGTTGTTGATGATTTGGTTGATGAGAAAGGCAGTCATGGTGATATCTATGAGTTTGCAAGCAAGGCCGACATAGTTGTCTGTTGCTTGAGTATGAATAAAGAAACA gTTGGCATTGTGAACAAGCCCTTCATATCTTCAATGAAAAAG GGAGCCCTTTTGGTGAATATTGCTCGAGGGGGTCTTCTTGACTATGAGGCTGTTGTGCAACATCTTGAGTCTGGACACTTGGGAGGCTTAGGAGTTGATGTTGCATGGAAAGAACCATTTGACCCTAATGACCCAGTTTTGAAATTTAAGAATGTTGTACTTACACCTCATGTTGCCGGGGTTACCGAACATTCATATAGATCAATGGCTAAG GTGGTTGGTGATGTTGCCTTACAACTTCATGCTGGAAAACCCCTGAAAGGGATAGAGCTGGTCAATTAG
- the LOC108450253 gene encoding 60S acidic ribosomal protein P2-1-like, which translates to MKVVAAYLLAVLGGNLSPSADDLKDILGSVGAEADDDRIELLLSEVKGKDITELIASGREKLASVPSGGGAVAAAAPTTGGGGASAAPAAEAKKEEKVEEKEESDDDMGFSLFD; encoded by the exons ATGAAGGTGGTCGCTGCCTACTTGCTTGCCGTCTTGGGAGGGAACCTTTCCCCTTCTGCCGATGATTTGAAGGATATTCTCGGATCTG TTGGAGCTGAGGCTGATGATGATAGGATAGAGTTGCTATTGTCCGAAGTTAAAGGCAAAGATATCACCGAGCTAATTGCATCTGGAAGGGAGAAGTTGGCTTCAGTCCCTTCAGGTGGGGGTGCTGTTGCTGCTGCTGCTCCTACCACTGGTGGCGGTGGTGCCAGTGCTGCACCAGCTGCTGAGGCCAAGAAAGAGGAGAAGGTCGAAGAGAAGGAAGAGTCCGATGAT GATATGGGTTTCAGTCTCTTCGATTAA
- the LOC108452975 gene encoding uncharacterized protein LOC108452975 yields the protein MRPYLNHATTRPSSSATPPYLPCYHHSHFLSPKTSFIPLFHSTKYPTLQNPKSPSYPLQDPTNFPAFVSLVKASMASSASSGRAATETKPFSVLFVCLGNICRSPAAEGVFRDIVKKKGLESKFNIDSAGTINYHEGNLADPRMRAASKRRDIEITSISRPIRPSDFRDFDLIIAMDKRNREDILEAFNRWKSRDKLPADAYKKVRLMCSYCKKHDETEVPDPYYGGAQGFEKVLDLLEDACESLLDNILAENSNIHGS from the exons ATGAGGCCATATCTGAACCATGCCACAACTAGACCATCATCATCAGCAACTCCTCCATATTTACCATGTTACCACCACTCGCATTTCCTTTCTCCCAAGACCTCTTTTATTCCTCTCTTTCATTCAACCAAATACCCAACTCTTCAAAACCCGAAATCCCCTTCATATCCCCTGCAAGACCCCACCAATTTTCCTGCTTTTGTGTCCCTAGTGAAAGCATCGATGGCCTCTTCAGCATCATCAGGAAGGGCTGCCACAGAGACAAAGCCTTTCTCTGTTCTTTTCGTTTGCTTAGGCAACATCTGCCGGAGCCCAGCTGCTGAAGGTGTCTTTAGAGATATTGTGAAAAAGAAAGGCCTTGAATCCAAGTTTAACATTGACTCTGCTGGCACCATTAATTACCATGAG GGAAATTTGGCAGACCCAAGAATGAGGGCAGCCTCAAAAAGGCGTGACATTGAGATAACATCTATTTCAAGGCCAATCCGGCCATCGGACTTTAGAGATTTTGATCTTATTATTGCAATGGACAAGCGAAATAGAG AGGATATATTAGAGGCTTTCAATAGGTGGAAATCAAGAGACAAACTCCCCGCTGATGCCTATAAAAAA GTTAGACTGATGTGCTCTTATTGTAAGAAACATGACGAGACAGAAGTCCCGGATCCATACTATGGCGGAGCGCAAGGTTTTGAGAAG GTTTTAGACTTGCTTGAAGATGCTTGCGAATCCTTACTGGATAACATCTTGGCCGAAAACAGCAACATTCATGGGTCATAA